The genomic interval ACCGGACATACCGCCTCACATGCTCCACAATCGATGCAAATATCAGGATCAATATAGAACATGTCTTTGCCTTCTTCTATACAATCAACAGGGCAAACTTCCACACATTCCCCTGATTTTTCATTTATGCAAGGTGATGTTATGATAAATGCCAACGTTACTCCTCCTTTAGATT from Lentibacillus cibarius carries:
- a CDS encoding ferredoxin family protein yields the protein MAFIITSPCINEKSGECVEVCPVDCIEEGKDMFYIDPDICIDCGACEAVCPVEAIYMEDEVPEEENKYIELNRQFFENR